Proteins from a genomic interval of Gloeocapsa sp. PCC 73106:
- a CDS encoding SDR family oxidoreductase, translating to MFLVTGATGSLGRRIVKQLRLENRPVRAMVRLFSRYQELESLGAEIFIGDLKQDQDIVKACQGIEYIISAHGGYEDTETIEYRANIRLIDQAKEQGIQHFVYISVLGADRGYEDSPIFKAKRAVEKYLVSSGVKYTILRPSGFASSLIPLAERFKDTGIYLIIGDPQNRSSTISDDDLAQIAIASVTKEGAFNQILPVGGPRVLNREDIPKIFGELYQREPIILNPPLWLLDGVRGAIALFNPTTDQALGTLRTLLANEFFCTPGEIARVEGIYDLKLESLESFLKRYLSIA from the coding sequence ATGTTTTTAGTCACGGGTGCTACTGGTTCCCTAGGACGTAGAATTGTCAAACAACTCAGACTAGAAAATCGTCCCGTCAGAGCGATGGTGCGGCTATTTTCTCGATATCAAGAGTTAGAAAGTTTAGGCGCCGAAATTTTTATCGGTGATTTGAAACAAGACCAAGATATTGTTAAAGCTTGTCAAGGAATAGAGTACATTATTAGCGCCCATGGTGGCTATGAGGATACAGAAACTATAGAGTATCGTGCTAATATCAGGCTGATTGACCAAGCTAAAGAACAAGGGATTCAACACTTTGTCTATATCTCCGTTTTAGGCGCAGACAGGGGTTATGAAGATAGCCCGATCTTTAAAGCTAAAAGAGCGGTAGAAAAATATTTAGTGAGTAGCGGTGTTAAATATACTATTTTAAGACCTTCGGGTTTTGCCAGTAGTCTGATTCCTCTGGCAGAGAGATTTAAAGACACCGGGATTTATCTAATCATTGGCGATCCTCAAAACCGTTCGTCGACTATTAGTGATGATGATCTCGCTCAGATAGCGATCGCTTCTGTCACTAAAGAAGGCGCTTTCAACCAAATTTTACCCGTAGGTGGACCGAGAGTCCTTAACAGAGAAGATATACCCAAAATTTTCGGTGAACTCTATCAACGTGAACCCATTATTCTCAATCCTCCTCTGTGGCTGTTAGATGGGGTTCGTGGAGCGATCGCACTATTTAACCCGACGACTGATCAAGCTTTGGGAACTTTGAGAACTCTTTTAGCTAACGAGTTTTTTTGTACTCCTGGGGAAATAGCCAGAGTTGAAGGGATTTATGACCTAAAATTGGAGTCTTTGGAAAGTTTCTTAAAACGCTATTTGAGTATTGCCTAG
- a CDS encoding diacylglycerol kinase family protein, translated as MSSNLQLIESNSGNSKSRAERSLAWRIAPDLWSSFRYAWAGVNYAFTTQRNFRIHTAIALLAISLGVALGISAVQMSIIILTCCLVMVLELLNTAIESVVDLTVKQTYHELAKIAKDCAAGAVLMAAIAALLVASFILLPPLGKTLLQFISTYPWS; from the coding sequence ATGAGCTCAAATCTGCAATTGATAGAGTCCAACTCCGGCAACAGCAAGTCTAGAGCAGAACGTAGCTTAGCTTGGCGCATAGCTCCCGATCTGTGGTCGAGCTTCAGGTACGCTTGGGCTGGAGTAAATTACGCCTTTACTACTCAACGTAACTTTCGCATTCATACAGCGATCGCACTTCTAGCGATTAGCTTGGGGGTAGCTTTGGGGATATCCGCGGTACAAATGTCTATTATTATTCTGACTTGTTGCTTAGTTATGGTTTTAGAATTGTTAAATACGGCAATCGAGTCAGTAGTCGACCTAACCGTTAAACAAACCTATCATGAACTCGCCAAAATAGCCAAAGATTGCGCAGCTGGAGCTGTTTTGATGGCAGCGATCGCAGCTCTATTAGTAGCCTCTTTTATTCTCTTACCACCTCTTGGAAAAACATTGCTACAGTTTATCTCTACCTATCCCTGGAGTTGA
- a CDS encoding aminodeoxychorismate/anthranilate synthase component II: MIIVIDNYDSFTYNLVQYLGELSQKFPIAKEIKVYRNDQVDIESIIQAKPGGIVISPGPGRPEDSGICPEIIALLGPKVPILGVCLGHQSIGQVFGGKIVNAPTLMHGKTSEIYHQGVGVFANLHNPITATRYHSLIVAKDNLPEVLEITAWTSEEIIMGIRHRDYPHIQGVQFHPESILTHLGKDLLGNFLKSLN; encoded by the coding sequence TTGATCATCGTCATCGATAATTACGACAGTTTTACCTACAATCTAGTCCAATATTTAGGAGAACTCAGCCAGAAATTTCCGATAGCTAAAGAAATCAAAGTCTATCGCAATGATCAAGTTGATATAGAGTCTATTATTCAAGCAAAACCTGGGGGAATCGTCATCTCTCCAGGACCAGGAAGACCAGAAGATTCGGGAATTTGTCCCGAGATTATCGCTCTTTTGGGTCCAAAAGTTCCCATTTTAGGGGTATGCTTGGGACATCAAAGTATTGGTCAAGTTTTTGGCGGTAAAATCGTAAACGCTCCTACACTGATGCACGGCAAAACCTCAGAAATTTATCATCAGGGAGTAGGGGTATTCGCCAATTTGCACAACCCCATCACCGCTACCCGCTACCACAGCTTGATTGTGGCTAAAGATAATCTTCCTGAGGTTTTAGAAATCACCGCTTGGACTAGCGAAGAAATAATTATGGGTATAAGACATAGAGACTATCCACATATCCAAGGGGTACAATTTCATCCAGAGAGCATATTAACTCACTTGGGTAAAGATCTCTTAGGCAATTTCCTCAAATCTCTTAATTAG
- a CDS encoding aminopeptidase P N-terminal domain-containing protein, with translation MEIPASEYAQRRQQLMAKIGNGTAIFPSAPTAVMHNDVEYNYRQDSDFFYLTGFNEAEAIAVLAPHHEEHQFILFVQPKDPDLEVWTGYRLGVEQAKEILGADMVYPISELAAQLPQYLEKAERIYYHLGRDRALNETIISLWQKLLATYSRRGTGPVALEDSHFILHPLRQIKSEAEIALMRQATAISALAHNRARELAQVGQYEYQIQAEIEQTFRSNGALGPAYPSIVASGANACILHYTENNRQIQAHELLLIDAGCCFGYYNGDITRTFPVEGEFTPEQQAIYDIVLEAQLQAIAQVQPGNPYNQYHDTAVSVIVDGLLDLGLLVGDKEVIIKEQQYKPFYMHRTGHWLGLDVHDAGLYKSGPENWQILQPGHILTVEPGIYIGPGIKPATDQPEIPEHWRGIGVRIEDDVLVTAKGNEVLTAQVPK, from the coding sequence ATGGAAATTCCAGCTAGCGAATACGCTCAACGCCGTCAACAATTAATGGCAAAAATCGGTAACGGAACCGCCATCTTCCCCAGCGCTCCCACAGCAGTAATGCACAACGATGTAGAGTACAACTATCGTCAAGATAGCGACTTTTTTTATCTCACGGGCTTTAATGAAGCAGAAGCTATAGCGGTTTTAGCCCCCCATCACGAGGAACACCAATTTATCCTCTTCGTTCAACCCAAGGATCCCGATTTAGAAGTATGGACAGGTTACCGTTTGGGAGTAGAACAAGCAAAGGAAATTTTGGGCGCTGACATGGTTTACCCCATCAGCGAATTAGCAGCACAATTACCCCAATATTTAGAAAAAGCTGAGCGCATTTACTATCATTTGGGTCGCGATCGCGCTTTGAATGAGACAATTATCTCCCTCTGGCAAAAGTTACTAGCTACCTACTCCAGAAGAGGTACGGGTCCCGTTGCCTTAGAAGATAGTCACTTTATCCTACACCCTTTGCGACAAATCAAGAGTGAAGCCGAAATAGCACTGATGCGTCAAGCCACGGCTATCTCCGCCCTTGCTCATAATCGCGCTCGAGAATTAGCTCAAGTGGGACAATACGAGTATCAAATTCAAGCCGAGATTGAACAAACATTCCGCAGTAACGGCGCTTTGGGTCCAGCTTATCCTTCTATTGTCGCCTCTGGGGCTAACGCTTGTATCTTACACTACACGGAAAACAATCGCCAAATACAAGCTCACGAATTACTGCTGATCGATGCGGGCTGTTGTTTTGGTTATTACAACGGCGATATTACTCGCACTTTTCCCGTAGAGGGTGAATTTACCCCAGAACAACAGGCAATCTATGATATCGTCCTAGAAGCCCAGCTACAGGCGATCGCTCAAGTACAACCAGGTAACCCCTACAATCAGTACCACGATACAGCTGTCTCCGTCATCGTCGACGGTTTATTAGATTTAGGATTACTAGTGGGGGACAAAGAAGTAATTATTAAAGAACAGCAGTATAAACCCTTTTATATGCATCGTACAGGACATTGGCTAGGCTTAGACGTTCACGACGCGGGATTATACAAATCTGGACCGGAAAACTGGCAAATACTCCAACCAGGACATATACTTACCGTAGAGCCTGGTATCTATATCGGACCTGGAATTAAACCCGCAACGGACCAACCGGAAATACCCGAACACTGGCGCGGGATCGGTGTGCGTATCGAGGACGACGTATTAGTTACAGCAAAAGGAAACGAAGTCCTAACCGCCCAGGTTCCTAAATAA
- a CDS encoding tetratricopeptide repeat protein, with protein sequence MPADKNKSLNVSDQDYWYWYYQGKEKEDQGAYLDALKAYEQAIYLRGDDYWVWYRHANVLYSLERHNEVIVSLDRALAIRPQDYWAWYYRGCVSLEDLDNYQEAILSFEQAIAQRPEDYWAWYRLGDTYRQLGKYQDAVNSYKQSLCKRPEDYWSWYRMGDAYLRSGAYQEAIESYRKALYIDSGSFWAWSKLGDAWRYLSNYQQAIAGYQEALALKPDDEYNWYNQACCAAHLSRVELANDCLERAIALNPRNQELAQTDSDFCRITSEPSFQRVLT encoded by the coding sequence ATGCCAGCAGACAAAAATAAAAGTTTGAATGTATCAGACCAAGATTATTGGTATTGGTACTATCAGGGTAAAGAAAAAGAGGATCAAGGGGCTTATCTAGATGCCCTCAAAGCCTACGAACAAGCTATTTACCTAAGGGGGGATGACTATTGGGTGTGGTACCGTCACGCCAATGTCTTGTACAGTTTGGAACGTCATAATGAGGTAATCGTTAGTTTAGATAGAGCTTTAGCGATTCGTCCCCAAGATTACTGGGCGTGGTATTATAGAGGTTGCGTTTCACTGGAAGATCTAGATAACTATCAAGAAGCCATATTGAGCTTTGAACAGGCGATCGCACAACGTCCTGAAGACTATTGGGCTTGGTATAGACTGGGTGATACTTATCGTCAGTTGGGTAAATATCAAGATGCGGTCAATAGCTATAAACAAAGTCTATGTAAGCGTCCTGAAGATTATTGGTCTTGGTATCGGATGGGGGATGCTTATCTACGTTCTGGCGCTTATCAAGAAGCTATTGAAAGCTACAGAAAGGCTTTGTACATAGACTCCGGGAGTTTTTGGGCTTGGTCTAAATTGGGGGATGCTTGGCGTTATCTGAGCAATTATCAGCAGGCGATCGCCGGGTATCAAGAAGCTCTCGCTCTCAAACCCGACGATGAGTATAATTGGTATAATCAGGCTTGTTGTGCGGCTCATCTATCGAGAGTGGAGTTAGCAAACGACTGCTTAGAAAGAGCGATCGCTTTAAATCCCCGAAATCAGGAACTAGCTCAGACGGATTCAGACTTTTGCCGGATTACTTCTGAGCCATCTTTTCAAAGGGTATTAACGTAG
- a CDS encoding DUF2752 domain-containing protein: MKHPSISPLLANKPICLSVAGSLGVHLTLVSLDLPSWSCPIRQSLNIPCPGCGLSRAIALLLKGDWQQSLKVHLFAPVAVLIMGLIVINVILPLSWNRSLVRSCSQLEAKIPFVSWLLITAIAYWLIRLLIFPKVLYKLVM, encoded by the coding sequence GTGAAACATCCTTCTATTTCCCCTTTATTGGCGAATAAACCCATTTGTCTATCTGTAGCTGGAAGTTTGGGAGTACATTTGACTCTAGTATCCCTTGATTTACCCTCTTGGTCCTGTCCTATACGTCAGAGTTTAAATATTCCCTGTCCTGGTTGTGGATTATCAAGAGCGATCGCACTTCTGCTTAAAGGGGATTGGCAACAAAGTTTAAAAGTGCATCTTTTTGCTCCCGTGGCTGTTTTAATCATGGGATTAATAGTTATCAACGTCATTTTACCTCTATCTTGGAATCGCAGTTTAGTTAGATCTTGTAGCCAGTTGGAAGCAAAGATACCCTTTGTGTCTTGGTTACTAATTACAGCGATCGCCTATTGGTTAATCAGACTGTTAATTTTTCCTAAGGTATTATATAAATTAGTTATGTGA
- the cruF gene encoding gamma-carotene 1'-hydroxylase CruF, which produces MNATVNKSLLTTEYCLLIGHILSMGFGLAGILIVLPNPDFIASLPEVGKTAFAWSMVGGGVVYMILGIATVSVYAYRTVGKWHWLSFMLPALLISLGSELLGTSTGFPFGHYRYLSGLGYKIAGLVPFTIPLSWFYLGFSAYLIAKLGLANRSIPNWLKTSLAIALGSLLLTSWDFVLDPAMSQTKLPFWLWEQPGAFFGMPYQNFAGWFGTGALFMTVAALLWKTKPLNINASLETPLIIYLSNFAFAMIMSIAEGIYTPVILGIILGVIPVIWLYKSARENQVSQSLNYEILEEQGLEMPVVPIK; this is translated from the coding sequence ATGAATGCAACTGTAAATAAATCTCTGCTAACAACTGAGTACTGTTTATTAATCGGTCACATCCTGTCCATGGGATTTGGTCTGGCGGGAATATTAATCGTTTTGCCCAATCCCGATTTTATCGCTAGTTTACCAGAGGTTGGTAAAACTGCCTTCGCTTGGTCTATGGTGGGAGGCGGAGTAGTCTACATGATTCTTGGTATAGCTACAGTAAGTGTGTATGCTTATCGCACCGTGGGCAAATGGCACTGGCTCAGTTTCATGTTACCCGCGCTGTTGATCTCTCTAGGTAGTGAATTATTGGGAACGAGTACGGGATTTCCCTTTGGACATTATCGCTATCTTAGTGGCCTAGGTTATAAAATTGCGGGTTTAGTACCATTTACTATCCCTCTATCCTGGTTTTATCTGGGATTCAGCGCTTATTTAATCGCTAAACTAGGACTAGCTAATCGTTCAATTCCTAATTGGCTCAAAACATCCCTGGCGATCGCTCTCGGTTCTCTGTTACTTACTTCCTGGGATTTCGTTTTAGATCCGGCGATGAGTCAAACTAAACTGCCTTTTTGGCTGTGGGAACAACCCGGCGCTTTCTTTGGGATGCCTTATCAAAACTTCGCTGGTTGGTTTGGAACGGGCGCACTATTTATGACCGTGGCGGCTTTATTATGGAAGACCAAACCCTTAAATATTAACGCTTCATTAGAAACTCCTCTGATTATTTACTTAAGTAACTTCGCCTTTGCCATGATTATGAGTATAGCCGAAGGAATATACACACCAGTAATCTTAGGAATTATTTTGGGCGTAATTCCGGTGATCTGGCTCTATAAAAGCGCCAGAGAAAATCAAGTTTCTCAGTCTCTAAACTATGAGATATTAGAAGAACAGGGCCTAGAAATGCCTGTAGTTCCGATTAAATAA
- a CDS encoding DUF4230 domain-containing protein, whose protein sequence is MKFKAIGSFTLIFLIGFWQYRDGIRSKNQTLIVQQLRQVGQLHTVIFTGESLIPTQAERNLGTLVIGKTELVYLARGEVRAGINLEQLKPEHIKQSPTGLEILLPPPEILDSKIDIRRSQVKYYNRGFLSLGPDVAPELQSDAERRAQDAIVASACKEGILAQANLQTQVIVTQLLQAAGYENVSVKTQKPFSGGCL, encoded by the coding sequence ATGAAATTCAAGGCTATTGGGAGCTTCACACTGATATTTTTGATTGGTTTTTGGCAATATCGCGACGGGATTCGCTCCAAGAATCAGACTTTAATTGTACAACAGTTGCGTCAAGTCGGTCAACTGCACACGGTAATTTTTACCGGTGAATCACTCATACCCACTCAAGCAGAGCGAAACCTGGGCACATTAGTAATAGGGAAAACAGAACTAGTTTATCTCGCTCGAGGTGAAGTAAGGGCTGGGATCAATTTAGAACAATTAAAACCTGAACATATCAAACAATCCCCAACAGGTTTAGAGATTTTGTTACCCCCTCCAGAGATTCTAGATAGCAAGATTGACATCAGGCGATCGCAGGTAAAATACTATAATCGTGGTTTTCTTAGTCTAGGTCCCGATGTTGCCCCCGAGCTACAAAGCGACGCAGAACGTCGAGCTCAAGACGCTATAGTTGCTAGCGCTTGTAAGGAAGGTATTTTAGCTCAAGCCAATCTACAAACTCAAGTCATAGTTACTCAACTACTACAAGCAGCTGGGTACGAGAATGTTAGTGTCAAAACGCAAAAACCCTTTTCTGGTGGCTGTTTGTGA
- a CDS encoding UPF0175 family protein produces MTHFSLSLLLASKPICLKVVNLENMIDKTIEAMSIVISDEIVQASHLTPDEFRHEIALHLFQIGRLTLGYASRLAQMQV; encoded by the coding sequence ATGACACATTTTTCTCTTTCCCTTTTGTTGGCGAGTAAACCCATTTGTCTGAAAGTTGTTAACCTTGAAAATATGATTGATAAAACAATTGAAGCCATGAGCATTGTTATTTCAGACGAAATTGTACAGGCTTCTCATCTCACTCCAGATGAGTTTCGCCACGAAATTGCATTACACTTGTTCCAAATAGGTCGATTAACATTGGGTTATGCTAGCCGACTAGCACAAATGCAAGTTTAG
- a CDS encoding MBL fold metallo-hydrolase, producing the protein MKRKTFLSYAGASFLTLVSLPLTAQTQGLTIQWLGHTSFLFIGDGVRVLVNPFEALGCTAGYRLPKIEADLVLLSSLLLDEGAATDLPGNPQVIYEPGDYQYAGIKFQGVSIPHDREGGRRFGLNVVWRWTLGGINILHMGGAASVLGVEEKILMGTPDLALIPVGGGPKAYNPQEALDAIAVLNPKIVIPTQYLTPAADPLQCELVAVDQFIELAGSMTVQRLDSDTTTLFPQNLPPEGTLIKVFDYQNLLAMTK; encoded by the coding sequence ATGAAAAGAAAAACTTTCCTGAGTTACGCCGGCGCTAGTTTTCTCACCCTCGTGTCCTTACCACTAACTGCTCAAACCCAGGGTTTAACGATCCAATGGTTAGGACATACTAGTTTTCTGTTTATAGGGGATGGTGTGCGGGTTTTAGTCAATCCTTTCGAGGCTTTGGGCTGTACCGCGGGCTATCGTTTACCAAAAATAGAAGCCGATCTAGTCTTGTTAAGTAGTCTACTCCTAGACGAGGGCGCAGCTACAGATTTACCAGGCAATCCCCAAGTAATTTACGAACCAGGGGACTATCAATACGCAGGGATTAAATTCCAAGGTGTAAGTATACCCCACGATCGCGAAGGAGGTAGACGCTTTGGTCTCAATGTAGTCTGGCGTTGGACTTTAGGTGGGATAAATATTCTCCATATGGGTGGTGCTGCTTCAGTTTTAGGGGTAGAAGAAAAGATTTTAATGGGAACTCCCGATTTAGCCCTAATACCCGTGGGGGGAGGACCAAAAGCTTATAATCCCCAAGAAGCCCTAGACGCGATCGCTGTGCTCAATCCTAAAATCGTTATCCCTACTCAATATCTTACCCCCGCAGCCGATCCCCTACAGTGTGAGTTGGTAGCGGTAGACCAGTTTATAGAGTTAGCAGGGTCAATGACAGTACAACGACTAGACTCCGATACAACTACTTTATTTCCTCAAAACCTCCCCCCAGAAGGAACTCTGATTAAGGTTTTTGACTATCAAAATTTATTGGCAATGACTAAATAA
- the cruG gene encoding 2'-O-glycosyltransferase CruG: protein MESLTQTTVGAICLILLLSQGSATLILLSRLLPGARRKPPLVPMDPTPEQLGAVSVIVPTLNEAARVDPCLRGLSHQSYEVREIIFVDSKSQDGTPEKVKTAQISDPRFRLFNDPPLPQGWVGRPWALHNGFLYSSTHSKWILGIDADTIPQPGLVASLISTAEQEGYDVISLAPQFILKYPGEWWLQPALLITLLYRCSSPGSGNSLPERIMANGQCFLCRREVLAAVEGYQSAASSFCDDVTLARYLATRGYNVGFGDGANLIKVRMYEGLKETWQEWGRSLDLKDATSPLSLWSDLWLLFNVQALPLLLLLVTGWLLSQGITFLTIKAVFALNLGLLVLRFTLTFATAGSYANLSLFNPSSWLFWLSPLADPVAWFRIWLSARQTPRQWRGRSY, encoded by the coding sequence ATGGAATCATTGACTCAAACCACAGTAGGCGCGATTTGCTTGATTTTGCTACTTTCTCAGGGGAGTGCCACTTTAATTCTGCTTTCTCGTCTACTACCGGGGGCTAGGCGCAAACCCCCTCTAGTACCGATGGATCCCACCCCTGAACAATTGGGTGCTGTCAGCGTAATCGTTCCTACTCTCAATGAAGCCGCGCGGGTAGATCCTTGCTTGCGGGGTTTGAGTCATCAGAGCTATGAAGTACGAGAAATTATCTTTGTCGATAGTAAATCTCAAGACGGTACTCCCGAAAAGGTGAAAACCGCCCAAATCTCGGATCCCCGTTTTCGTCTGTTTAATGACCCTCCTCTACCTCAGGGGTGGGTTGGTCGTCCTTGGGCTTTACACAACGGCTTTTTATACAGTTCTACTCACAGTAAGTGGATTTTGGGAATAGACGCCGATACTATACCTCAACCGGGTTTGGTGGCGAGTTTGATTAGCACCGCTGAACAGGAGGGTTATGATGTCATCTCTCTGGCGCCTCAATTTATACTTAAGTATCCGGGAGAATGGTGGTTACAACCAGCTTTACTAATAACTCTTCTCTATCGCTGTTCTAGCCCTGGATCTGGGAATTCGCTCCCTGAGAGAATCATGGCGAATGGACAGTGTTTTTTATGTCGTCGAGAAGTACTAGCTGCGGTAGAAGGCTATCAAAGCGCGGCTAGTTCTTTTTGTGATGATGTAACTCTCGCTCGTTATCTCGCTACGCGCGGCTATAACGTGGGTTTTGGCGATGGCGCTAATCTGATTAAAGTCAGAATGTACGAGGGTTTAAAAGAAACTTGGCAAGAATGGGGGCGATCGCTCGACTTAAAAGATGCTACCTCTCCACTCTCATTGTGGTCTGACTTGTGGCTATTATTCAACGTTCAAGCTTTACCCCTACTCCTACTACTAGTTACTGGTTGGCTATTAAGCCAAGGTATAACTTTTTTAACCATCAAAGCAGTATTTGCTCTCAATTTGGGACTATTGGTACTGCGTTTTACCCTCACGTTCGCTACGGCTGGTTCCTATGCTAATTTAAGCCTATTTAATCCTTCTTCCTGGTTATTCTGGTTATCGCCTTTAGCTGATCCCGTCGCTTGGTTCAGGATTTGGCTTTCAGCGCGTCAAACACCCCGACAATGGCGCGGTAGAAGTTATTGA
- the ybeY gene encoding rRNA maturation RNase YbeY codes for MSNQPVTLNLEILVEFESISEETWQQWFQTWINSLNKQAEAGYELSLRLTDDAEITQLNAQYRNQNRATDVLAFAALEVDIPKSSESETEPIYLGDVVISVETARIQAQTKGHSLVLELAWLASHGLLHLLGWDHPDEKSLDSMLTQQEQLLRLVELDWEYLQ; via the coding sequence ATGTCTAATCAACCAGTTACGCTTAATCTAGAAATTCTTGTTGAGTTTGAGTCAATCTCCGAGGAAACTTGGCAACAATGGTTTCAAACCTGGATCAACAGTTTAAATAAACAAGCAGAAGCAGGATATGAACTCAGTTTGAGATTGACAGACGATGCAGAAATTACCCAGCTTAACGCTCAATACCGTAATCAGAATAGAGCTACGGATGTCTTAGCTTTTGCTGCCTTAGAAGTGGACATACCTAAAAGCTCTGAGAGTGAAACTGAACCAATTTACCTGGGGGATGTGGTCATTTCTGTAGAAACAGCCAGGATTCAAGCTCAAACTAAAGGACATTCTCTAGTACTAGAATTAGCTTGGTTAGCTAGTCATGGTTTGTTACATCTTTTAGGCTGGGATCATCCCGACGAGAAGAGTCTAGACTCTATGCTAACTCAACAAGAACAACTATTAAGATTGGTAGAATTAGACTGGGAGTACCTTCAATAG
- a CDS encoding LapA family protein, protein MRNILNLVTATLMMGWIVSIAVFSIQNIQAVSLRFLLFESIRMPVGVLLAFCVGFGLVLGAIIPIIWQLLTGKGSKRSIKSQNELY, encoded by the coding sequence ATGAGAAATATACTGAATCTAGTCACCGCTACCCTAATGATGGGTTGGATCGTCAGCATCGCTGTTTTCTCTATTCAAAATATCCAAGCCGTAAGCCTCAGGTTTTTGCTGTTTGAATCGATTAGAATGCCTGTAGGGGTTTTATTAGCTTTTTGCGTGGGTTTTGGTCTGGTTTTAGGAGCGATTATACCTATAATTTGGCAATTGCTCACGGGTAAAGGCTCTAAACGCAGCATAAAATCTCAAAACGAGTTATACTAA
- a CDS encoding DUF3285 domain-containing protein, which yields MTNPTEQQPSYVKLAMRNMVRKKGTSIKHFFLTVVGLLAFLVGVSYLTR from the coding sequence ATGACTAATCCCACTGAGCAACAACCCAGCTACGTTAAGTTAGCGATGCGCAATATGGTACGTAAAAAAGGTACCTCCATCAAGCACTTTTTTCTAACCGTAGTAGGGTTGCTCGCCTTTTTAGTAGGGGTATCTTACTTGACGCGCTAA